One Campylobacter concisus DNA segment encodes these proteins:
- a CDS encoding cell division protein FtsX has product MRSLKNHMGFILPLIALLFSVQFSLTADKVVREYERLMGNDYNIVVVSNKELSEPVLKPVVSTLASVEPLSPQKIIDRLSNDISAKNLSILQNALPKFYSLRLSEFPSPEYMEEIKQKLLKFDGISKVETFSKTHDKVFKMLNLAKSISYAFMAILCVVGLMLMLKQTKIWLFEHRERIEIMTLFGAPFWLKSAMLYKSAMVDSIVATIVVGAFFFFLPNFEIFRENAASIDVVLPSLDLSRDIFILFGVAVVLSIFAVSLVMSKARKSTI; this is encoded by the coding sequence ATGAGATCGCTTAAAAACCACATGGGATTTATATTGCCGTTAATCGCGCTTTTATTTTCAGTGCAGTTTAGCCTTACAGCGGACAAGGTCGTAAGAGAGTATGAGAGGCTTATGGGAAATGACTACAACATCGTGGTGGTTTCAAACAAAGAGCTAAGCGAGCCAGTGCTAAAGCCAGTGGTTAGCACGCTAGCTAGCGTCGAGCCACTAAGCCCACAAAAGATCATAGACCGCCTATCAAACGATATCTCGGCTAAAAATTTATCCATCCTACAAAATGCCTTGCCTAAATTTTACTCGCTAAGACTAAGTGAATTTCCATCGCCAGAGTATATGGAGGAGATAAAGCAAAAGCTTTTGAAATTTGATGGTATAAGCAAGGTTGAGACATTTTCAAAGACCCATGATAAGGTCTTTAAGATGCTAAATTTAGCCAAAAGTATATCGTATGCATTTATGGCGATACTTTGTGTTGTAGGGCTTATGCTTATGCTTAAGCAGACTAAAATTTGGCTATTTGAGCATAGAGAACGCATTGAAATAATGACGCTTTTTGGCGCGCCATTTTGGCTAAAGTCAGCCATGCTTTATAAATCAGCCATGGTTGATAGCATAGTTGCGACCATTGTTGTTGGTGCTTTTTTCTTTTTCTTACCAAATTTTGAAATTTTTAGAGAAAATGCCGCAAGTATCGATGTAGTTTTGCCTAGCCTTGATCTTTCAAGAGATATCTTTATCTTATTTGGCGTGGCTGTTGTTTTAAGCATTTTTGCTGTTAGTTTAGTGATGAGTAAGGCTAGAAAAAGCACGATATGA
- a CDS encoding RelA/SpoT family protein, whose product MKENSLFLEQLIEQILACKNVSEAIKLLFSLCERSEILDKAIDSCVTSHAGQYRKSGEPYAIHPILVASIVANMGGDESMVIAALLHDVVEDTDVTLGELQAEFGDEVAKLVEGLTKIVAIRENKLASSDSNEKLASSALTFRKMLLISIEDVRVLVVKLCDRLHNMLTLEALRPEKQKRIAEETLMVYAPIAHRLGISSIKNMLEDLSFKYAMPEEYAKIDSYLNKNKQQLSLKLNAFHEKVSQILLENGFIEGTFEIQKRIKHYYSIYLKMQRKGISIEEVLDLLAIRILVEKPLDCYLALGNLHINFNPLISRFKDYIALPKQNGYQTIHTTIFDNKSIFEAQVRTYDMHKTAEYGVAAHWKYKNGEGSLLNPKLDWLNDISMQNSENEGNVEELYEYAKDSLYIEDIAVYSPKGEVFTLPRGATALDYAYEIHSEIGLYAKEAYINRVRMPLLTELKNGDIVRIVTGEEAKFRCSWINSVRTGKAKATIRSFCKQKIRDINYKMAIDILKSVFNVSKDRILEWIESENLGKKVFRAATDSEYLQEVANMLKKYIRKERPFMISLGDKYQIKKQKFENIVIYSNHKISNVEFDYCCNPKRGDSIVGFKNGHTVTVHHKLCERAGKLMDKGDEIIFVKWTRNAPHRYKILLNLENRKGALAEFLTYLARLDINLATISLNEANDLSGDTFEISVEIAENIDANEIKEKIKDRYKIIDFVSQSDPYHN is encoded by the coding sequence TTGAAGGAAAATAGTCTTTTTTTAGAGCAGTTGATAGAGCAAATTTTAGCTTGTAAAAACGTTTCAGAAGCGATAAAACTGCTCTTTTCTCTTTGTGAAAGAAGTGAAATTTTAGACAAAGCTATCGACAGCTGCGTCACATCTCACGCTGGACAATACCGCAAAAGCGGCGAACCATACGCCATCCACCCCATCTTAGTAGCCTCTATCGTAGCAAATATGGGCGGCGATGAGAGCATGGTCATAGCTGCACTCCTTCATGACGTGGTCGAAGATACCGACGTAACGCTAGGTGAGCTTCAGGCTGAATTTGGCGATGAGGTGGCAAAGCTAGTTGAAGGGCTTACAAAGATAGTTGCTATTAGAGAAAATAAGCTTGCAAGCTCAGATAGCAACGAAAAACTGGCAAGCTCGGCGCTAACTTTTAGAAAGATGCTCTTAATCTCCATAGAAGACGTGAGAGTCCTTGTCGTAAAGCTTTGCGACAGACTTCACAACATGCTAACGCTTGAAGCGCTCAGGCCTGAAAAGCAAAAACGCATAGCTGAAGAGACGCTTATGGTCTATGCTCCGATCGCTCATAGACTAGGAATTTCATCGATCAAAAACATGCTTGAAGATCTAAGCTTTAAGTATGCGATGCCAGAAGAATACGCAAAGATCGATAGCTACCTCAACAAAAACAAGCAGCAACTTAGCCTAAAACTAAATGCTTTTCACGAAAAGGTAAGTCAAATTTTACTTGAAAATGGCTTTATCGAGGGCACTTTTGAGATACAAAAACGCATAAAACACTACTACTCGATCTATCTAAAGATGCAAAGAAAGGGCATTTCTATCGAAGAGGTGCTTGACTTGCTTGCTATTAGAATTCTCGTGGAAAAGCCGCTTGATTGCTACCTGGCACTTGGAAATTTACATATAAATTTTAATCCTTTAATTTCTAGATTTAAAGACTATATCGCGCTTCCAAAGCAAAATGGCTATCAAACGATACATACGACCATTTTTGATAACAAAAGCATCTTTGAGGCGCAAGTTCGCACTTATGATATGCATAAAACCGCTGAATATGGTGTTGCTGCGCACTGGAAATATAAAAACGGCGAGGGCAGCCTCTTAAATCCAAAGCTTGACTGGCTAAATGACATCAGCATGCAAAATAGCGAGAACGAGGGCAACGTCGAAGAGCTTTATGAATACGCAAAAGATAGCCTTTATATCGAAGATATCGCAGTTTATTCTCCAAAGGGCGAGGTCTTTACATTGCCACGTGGTGCTACGGCGCTTGATTATGCTTATGAGATTCACTCAGAGATCGGACTTTACGCAAAAGAGGCTTACATAAACCGCGTTAGGATGCCACTTTTAACAGAGCTAAAAAATGGCGATATCGTTAGGATAGTAACTGGCGAAGAGGCTAAATTTCGCTGCTCGTGGATAAATAGTGTGCGAACAGGCAAGGCAAAGGCGACGATAAGGTCATTTTGTAAGCAAAAGATAAGAGATATAAACTACAAAATGGCGATAGATATCTTAAAATCAGTATTTAACGTCTCAAAAGATAGAATTTTAGAGTGGATAGAGAGCGAAAATTTAGGTAAAAAGGTCTTTCGCGCGGCAACTGATAGCGAGTATCTGCAAGAAGTGGCAAATATGCTTAAAAAATACATAAGAAAAGAGCGTCCATTTATGATCTCTTTGGGCGACAAATACCAGATCAAAAAGCAAAAATTTGAAAACATAGTGATCTACTCAAATCACAAAATTTCAAATGTCGAGTTTGATTATTGCTGCAATCCAAAAAGGGGCGATAGCATAGTTGGCTTTAAAAATGGTCACACCGTGACAGTGCATCACAAGCTTTGCGAGCGCGCTGGCAAGCTCATGGATAAAGGCGATGAGATTATCTTTGTCAAATGGACGAGAAATGCCCCACATAGGTATAAAATTTTATTAAATTTAGAAAACAGAAAAGGTGCGTTGGCTGAATTTTTAACATATCTTGCTAGACTTGATATAAATTTAGCTACAATCTCGCTAAACGAAGCAAATGATCTTAGCGGAGATACGTTTGAAATAAGCGTCGAAATAGCAGAAAACATCGATGCAAACGAGATCAAAGAGAAGATCAAAGATAGATATAAGATTATTGATTTTGTTTCGCAAAGCGACCCATATCATAATTAG
- a CDS encoding murein hydrolase activator EnvC family protein, with amino-acid sequence MKKGIFTLLLAFGLAFASNTKEKIKDSKNSLRSSQVMSEQLSKKLDDLAGDIVTGEKKLRGISGDITNLKGQISVLETNASKALLELDDLTKQNKELERTQKELEQNMIRIIAEDLSFDLMMSASEGKQSKESIISSQILTKLNAIAKEDFKRLSQNYEDTIEKIKNKSSKINEINSSIKNYRRKQNDLQSLESTQKNTISGLKRDKEIYSKKLAKLQAQQDELRKTLEQLAIMQKQEDEAARAAREKQERAASKGDKKGSKSQPMGGGYQTSSVKRYSGARTIAPLDSYSVKQKFGNYVDPIYNIKIFNESVVLRSSTPDAKVKSVLNGKVVFAKATPMLENVVIIENENGIHTIYAHLSQIAPTVKVGSLVQKGYVIGRVRNDLTFEVTQRNYHIDPLEMISK; translated from the coding sequence ATGAAAAAAGGAATTTTTACACTTTTGCTAGCATTTGGCCTAGCTTTTGCATCAAATACTAAAGAGAAGATAAAAGACTCCAAAAATTCGCTAAGATCGAGCCAGGTGATGAGTGAGCAGCTTAGTAAAAAGCTTGATGACTTGGCTGGCGATATCGTAACTGGCGAGAAAAAACTTCGTGGTATAAGTGGTGATATCACAAATTTAAAGGGTCAAATTTCAGTTCTTGAGACAAATGCTTCAAAAGCGCTTCTTGAGCTTGATGATCTAACAAAGCAAAACAAAGAGCTAGAGCGCACCCAAAAAGAGCTAGAGCAAAATATGATAAGGATCATCGCAGAAGATTTATCATTTGATCTTATGATGTCAGCAAGCGAGGGCAAACAAAGCAAAGAGAGCATCATCTCGTCGCAAATTTTAACCAAACTAAACGCCATAGCAAAAGAGGACTTTAAAAGGCTTAGCCAGAACTACGAAGATACGATAGAAAAGATAAAAAACAAATCAAGCAAGATAAATGAGATAAACTCAAGCATAAAAAACTATAGACGCAAGCAAAATGATCTACAAAGTCTAGAGAGCACGCAGAAAAATACAATAAGCGGACTAAAGCGTGATAAAGAAATTTACAGTAAAAAGTTAGCCAAGCTTCAAGCCCAACAAGATGAGCTAAGAAAGACACTAGAGCAGCTTGCTATCATGCAAAAGCAAGAGGATGAAGCCGCACGTGCTGCCAGAGAAAAGCAAGAAAGAGCAGCTAGTAAAGGTGACAAAAAAGGGTCAAAGAGCCAGCCAATGGGTGGGGGCTATCAAACAAGCTCAGTTAAGAGATACTCAGGCGCAAGGACGATCGCTCCGCTTGATAGCTACTCTGTAAAGCAAAAATTTGGCAATTACGTAGATCCGATATATAACATCAAAATTTTTAACGAGTCAGTCGTGCTTCGCTCAAGTACCCCAGATGCGAAGGTAAAAAGCGTGCTAAATGGCAAGGTGGTCTTTGCAAAAGCAACTCCTATGCTTGAAAATGTCGTCATTATAGAAAATGAAAACGGCATCCACACGATCTACGCTCACCTAAGCCAGATCGCGCCAACGGTTAAGGTAGGCTCGCTCGTGCAAAAAGGCTACGTCATAGGCCGAGTTAGAAACGATCTCACCTTTGAAGTAACGCAAAGGAACTACCATATCGACCCGCTTGAAATGATCTCAAAATAG
- the tyrS gene encoding tyrosine--tRNA ligase: protein MVQDIDDILQEINRGVAEMIDAERVESLIKNYYEKGENFYVKAGFDPTAPDLHLGHTVVLNKMALLQKHGAIVQFLIGDFTAQIGDPTGKSATRKKLDQETVLKNAKTYEEQVFKILDPKKTVIMFNSKWSNELGAAGIIELTSTFSVARMLERDDFEKRIKAGNPISISEFMYPLLQGYDSVAMKCDIEMGGTDQKFNLLMGRTLQRTYNIGKEQAVIMMPLLEGLDGVNKMSKSLGNYIGVTENANDMFAKTLSISDELMWRWYELLSTKTLGEIEELMNDVNSGKYHPKKAKEDLAYEITARYHGEEAAKAAMAEFNSVHSQNQLPTDMKEFSLKAPIWIVEALSQCGLSESNSQARRDIKANAVSINQEKISDEQLKLGAGEYILQVGKRKFAKIKVE, encoded by the coding sequence ATGGTTCAAGATATAGATGATATTTTACAAGAGATAAACCGCGGCGTTGCTGAGATGATCGATGCTGAGAGAGTTGAAAGCTTAATTAAAAATTATTATGAAAAAGGCGAAAATTTCTACGTAAAAGCAGGCTTTGACCCAACAGCTCCAGACCTTCACCTAGGTCACACAGTCGTTTTAAACAAGATGGCTTTGCTTCAAAAACATGGCGCTATAGTGCAGTTTTTAATAGGTGATTTTACCGCTCAAATAGGCGATCCAACAGGCAAGTCAGCCACTAGAAAAAAGCTAGATCAAGAGACCGTTTTAAAAAATGCCAAAACCTACGAAGAGCAAGTTTTTAAAATTTTAGATCCTAAAAAAACTGTGATAATGTTTAACTCAAAATGGTCAAATGAGCTAGGAGCCGCTGGGATAATAGAGCTAACTAGCACATTTTCAGTAGCTAGAATGCTAGAGCGAGATGACTTTGAAAAGAGGATAAAAGCAGGCAATCCTATATCAATCTCTGAGTTTATGTATCCGCTTCTTCAAGGATATGATAGCGTTGCTATGAAGTGTGACATTGAGATGGGAGGCACAGATCAGAAATTTAACCTTCTAATGGGTAGAACCTTGCAGCGAACATATAATATCGGCAAAGAGCAAGCTGTCATCATGATGCCACTTCTTGAGGGGCTTGATGGCGTAAATAAGATGAGCAAGAGCCTTGGCAACTACATCGGCGTAACTGAAAATGCAAATGATATGTTTGCAAAAACGCTTAGTATAAGTGATGAGCTTATGTGGCGCTGGTACGAGCTACTAAGCACAAAAACACTTGGCGAGATAGAAGAGCTGATGAATGACGTAAATAGTGGTAAATATCATCCAAAAAAGGCAAAAGAGGATCTTGCATACGAGATAACAGCGAGGTATCACGGCGAGGAGGCGGCAAAGGCTGCTATGGCTGAGTTTAACAGCGTGCACTCTCAAAATCAGCTCCCAACAGATATGAAAGAATTTAGCTTAAAAGCTCCAATTTGGATAGTTGAAGCCTTATCTCAGTGTGGGCTAAGTGAGTCAAACTCTCAAGCAAGGCGAGATATAAAAGCAAACGCAGTTAGCATCAATCAAGAAAAAATTAGTGATGAGCAGTTAAAATTAGGAGCAGGCGAGTATATCTTGCAGGTTGGAAAGCGTAAATTTGCGAAGATAAAGGTTGAATAA
- a CDS encoding N-acetylmuramoyl-L-alanine amidase family protein: MKRVLISLFLAFSFLFASTNSETFAKFDRNFMALNRSAKIKLHNDIKNIYVDAIIKNDKNTKKQALTRLITSSKALGFDSNAYIRDLNLINGVKGASMPAASPALTLLSATKVNDTLVLKFNTKLDTARLKTSFAKQQNAYKNIMDIDGRLNGNPLTYKNFISDYIHISQYDKNTVRIIFSDKVQKTIKANATGDLLIISAQNFISNENVRAPLNKNKKEEAKPKEPEPNLKSEPAQSEPVEEPLPPVTAGKFSRNKTIVIDPGHGGTDPGAVNGSLKEKTAVLGVAKKLGEILKSRGYKVYFTRSTDVFINLRSRTKFANDKMADLFVSIHANAAPNAAKAKSMHGIETFFLSPARSERSKNAAALENKSDIEEMNYFSQQTFLNVLNREKIIASNKLGIDIQKDILASARKVYAASDGSVREAPFWVLVGALMPAVLVEIGYITHPVEGEKLFNEAYQKALANGIANGIDGYFAKNR, from the coding sequence ATGAAACGGGTTTTAATATCTCTTTTTCTAGCATTTAGTTTTCTTTTTGCGTCGACAAATTCGGAGACTTTTGCCAAATTTGATAGAAATTTTATGGCTCTAAACAGAAGCGCAAAGATCAAACTTCACAACGATATAAAAAATATCTACGTTGATGCGATCATCAAAAATGATAAAAACACGAAAAAGCAGGCACTTACTAGACTTATAACAAGCTCAAAAGCGCTTGGCTTTGACTCAAACGCATATATAAGAGATCTAAATTTGATAAATGGCGTAAAAGGTGCTAGCATGCCAGCAGCTTCGCCAGCTTTAACGCTACTAAGTGCGACAAAGGTAAATGACACCTTGGTGCTTAAATTTAACACAAAGCTAGATACCGCAAGGCTAAAAACATCATTTGCCAAACAGCAAAACGCCTACAAAAACATCATGGATATTGATGGCAGGCTAAATGGCAATCCACTAACTTATAAAAATTTCATCTCAGACTACATCCACATCTCGCAGTATGACAAAAACACCGTTAGGATCATTTTTTCTGACAAGGTGCAAAAGACGATAAAGGCAAATGCAACTGGGGACTTGCTAATAATAAGCGCTCAAAATTTCATCTCAAATGAAAACGTAAGAGCGCCGCTTAATAAAAATAAAAAAGAAGAGGCCAAGCCAAAAGAGCCAGAGCCAAATTTAAAGTCTGAGCCAGCACAAAGCGAGCCAGTAGAAGAGCCTTTGCCTCCAGTTACAGCGGGTAAATTTTCACGCAACAAAACGATCGTCATCGACCCAGGGCATGGCGGCACGGATCCTGGTGCGGTAAATGGCAGTTTAAAAGAAAAAACAGCCGTTTTAGGTGTAGCCAAAAAGCTTGGCGAGATACTAAAATCTCGTGGCTACAAGGTCTATTTCACCAGATCAACTGATGTTTTTATAAATTTAAGATCAAGAACAAAATTTGCAAACGACAAGATGGCTGACCTCTTTGTCTCCATCCACGCAAACGCCGCTCCAAACGCTGCTAAAGCAAAGAGCATGCACGGTATCGAGACATTTTTCTTATCGCCTGCAAGGAGCGAGCGCAGTAAAAACGCAGCTGCACTTGAAAATAAATCAGACATCGAAGAGATGAACTACTTTTCGCAGCAGACGTTTTTAAACGTGCTAAACCGCGAGAAGATCATCGCCTCAAACAAGCTTGGTATCGACATCCAAAAGGACATTTTAGCAAGCGCTAGAAAGGTCTATGCAGCCAGCGACGGCAGCGTGCGCGAGGCGCCATTTTGGGTGCTTGTGGGCGCTCTTATGCCAGCGGTTCTTGTCGAGATCGGCTACATCACACATCCAGTAGAGGGCGAAAAACTATTTAACGAAGCCTATCAAAAAGCCCTTGCAAACGGCATCGCAAACGGCATAGATGGATATTTCGCAAAAAATAGATGA
- a CDS encoding DNA-directed RNA polymerase subunit omega: MRTEQITARALKQVGDDRYKLSLIVAKRAEALANGAIALVDADTSKMKFADIALLEVAEGKIGLEAIVEGK, translated from the coding sequence ATGAGAACAGAACAAATCACAGCAAGAGCGCTAAAACAAGTAGGAGATGACAGATATAAGCTTTCACTTATCGTTGCAAAGCGTGCAGAAGCGCTAGCAAATGGCGCCATAGCTTTAGTTGATGCTGATACTTCAAAGATGAAATTTGCTGACATCGCACTACTTGAAGTGGCTGAGGGTAAAATAGGCTTAGAGGCAATAGTTGAAGGAAAATAG
- a CDS encoding cell division ATP-binding protein FtsE, which produces MQEIISARNLSLAYERNEVVINSVNLDIYANDFVFITGKSGSGKSTLLKSFYGEISPLAGELNVCMTQMDDIDDKRLCELRQRVGIIFQNYRLINEWNVEKNVMLPLIIKGVNQNVSKKQVAKLLKHVNMLHKADKYPRELSGGEQQRVAMARALAHNPNLLLCDEPTGNLDEYSSDVIWSLLKSAREFLGTSVVVVTHHIPSTLRIPYRHFVIENGGVHEIA; this is translated from the coding sequence ATGCAAGAGATAATTAGCGCAAGAAATTTAAGCCTAGCTTATGAGCGCAACGAGGTTGTGATCAATAGCGTAAATTTAGACATCTACGCAAATGACTTTGTCTTTATTACAGGCAAGAGTGGAAGCGGAAAAAGCACGCTTTTAAAGTCATTTTACGGAGAAATTTCGCCCCTTGCTGGCGAGCTAAATGTTTGCATGACGCAAATGGATGACATCGATGACAAGAGACTTTGCGAGCTTAGGCAGCGAGTTGGCATTATATTTCAAAACTATCGCTTGATAAATGAGTGGAATGTCGAAAAAAACGTCATGCTGCCACTCATCATCAAAGGCGTCAATCAAAATGTGAGCAAAAAGCAAGTAGCTAAACTTTTAAAGCACGTAAATATGCTTCACAAGGCCGATAAATACCCTCGCGAGCTAAGTGGCGGCGAGCAGCAAAGAGTCGCCATGGCAAGAGCTCTCGCGCACAATCCAAATTTACTCTTATGTGACGAGCCAACAGGAAATTTAGACGAATACTCAAGCGACGTCATCTGGTCGCTTTTAAAATCAGCTAGAGAATTTCTAGGCACAAGCGTGGTTGTGGTGACGCATCACATCCCATCAACGCTTCGCATCCCATACCGCCACTTCGTCATAGAAAATGGAGGCGTGCATGAGATCGCTTAA
- the pyrH gene encoding UMP kinase, with the protein MSKRKRVLVKFSGEALAGENGFGIDTAVLKFIASEIKELIDGGIEVGIVIGGGNIVRGVSAAKDGIIKRTSGDHMGMLATVINSIAMREALERSGLEVRVQSAIKMEAICETFIVGRAQRHLEKGRVVIFAAGTGNPFFTTDTAATLRAIEIGSDMIIKATKVDGVYDKDPKKFKDAKLLKSLNYEKAMSDDIKVMDDTAIALAKDNALPILVCNMFKAGNLLKIINEEEAALYSVVK; encoded by the coding sequence ATGAGTAAAAGAAAACGCGTATTGGTCAAATTTTCAGGCGAAGCCTTGGCTGGAGAAAATGGTTTTGGTATAGACACAGCTGTGCTTAAATTTATAGCAAGCGAGATAAAAGAACTCATCGATGGTGGGATCGAAGTTGGCATCGTAATAGGCGGTGGTAACATAGTGCGTGGTGTGAGCGCTGCAAAAGACGGTATCATCAAACGAACAAGTGGCGATCACATGGGCATGCTAGCAACTGTCATCAACTCGATCGCGATGCGTGAAGCTTTGGAGAGAAGCGGGCTTGAGGTAAGAGTGCAAAGCGCGATCAAGATGGAGGCGATCTGCGAGACTTTCATCGTGGGACGTGCGCAGCGCCATTTAGAAAAGGGCAGAGTTGTTATCTTTGCTGCAGGCACGGGCAATCCATTTTTCACAACAGATACAGCAGCCACGCTAAGAGCTATCGAGATCGGCTCAGATATGATCATAAAAGCGACAAAAGTTGATGGCGTTTATGACAAAGATCCTAAAAAATTCAAAGATGCAAAACTTTTAAAATCACTAAACTACGAAAAGGCGATGAGCGATGACATCAAGGTTATGGACGACACTGCCATAGCTTTGGCAAAAGACAACGCACTGCCGATCTTAGTTTGTAATATGTTTAAGGCTGGAAATTTATTAAAAATAATAAATGAAGAAGAAGCAGCCCTATACTCAGTTGTAAAATAA
- the trmB gene encoding tRNA (guanosine(46)-N7)-methyltransferase TrmB, producing MPNFIASSLKELSFPFGNDKIKFLWQASGRNERLIYTKNEDEGFFLVVKPGKTGTVVKGEKLTKPAKVGLLQEALELFKEQSCNDIISQAFAVKKTNLTKKVSEILSLEEFAPAFCELKDKFKEIFIEIGFGSGRHLLYQAKNNPNALVIGIEVYKPSIEQVAKLARANALENVRLINTDARLLLSLVGSNLVDRVFLHFPVPWDKAEHRRVVSSAFALECERILKVGGKFELRTDSKEYCDFSLSKFLEPANSKIEAFKNRNLEVTSKYEDRWRRQDKNIYDVIYTCEVESSESVLAGDFSFKEKTNVKNIIKNFKNFIVKKEDHFLHFEEIYTINEGEILLKVAFGAFNKPEQCFIKISDEKSEYFIKKPILIRENLAAHELLKEYLADARDN from the coding sequence ATGCCAAATTTCATCGCTTCATCCTTAAAAGAGCTCTCGTTTCCATTTGGTAACGACAAGATCAAATTTCTTTGGCAAGCAAGTGGCCGAAACGAGAGGCTCATCTACACAAAAAATGAAGATGAAGGCTTTTTTCTAGTCGTAAAGCCTGGTAAAACTGGCACCGTCGTAAAGGGAGAAAAACTTACAAAGCCTGCTAAAGTTGGCCTTTTGCAAGAAGCACTTGAGCTTTTTAAAGAACAAAGTTGTAACGACATCATCAGCCAAGCATTTGCTGTAAAAAAGACAAATTTGACCAAAAAAGTTAGTGAAATTTTAAGTCTTGAAGAGTTTGCGCCAGCATTTTGCGAGCTAAAGGATAAATTTAAAGAGATTTTTATAGAGATCGGCTTTGGCTCTGGCAGGCACTTGCTCTATCAGGCTAAAAACAACCCAAATGCCCTAGTTATAGGCATAGAGGTCTATAAGCCAAGCATCGAGCAAGTAGCAAAGCTAGCTAGAGCAAATGCCCTAGAAAACGTGCGTCTGATAAACACCGACGCCAGGCTCTTACTCTCGCTTGTTGGATCAAATTTAGTTGATAGAGTATTTTTGCACTTTCCAGTGCCTTGGGACAAGGCTGAGCATAGACGCGTGGTCTCATCGGCGTTTGCGCTTGAGTGCGAGAGGATACTAAAAGTTGGCGGTAAATTTGAGCTACGGACTGATAGCAAAGAGTATTGCGACTTTAGTTTGAGTAAATTTTTAGAGCCCGCAAACTCAAAAATCGAAGCTTTTAAAAATAGAAATTTAGAAGTAACAAGCAAATATGAAGACCGCTGGAGACGCCAAGATAAGAATATCTACGACGTTATTTATACTTGTGAGGTTGAAAGTAGCGAGAGCGTTTTGGCTGGGGATTTTAGCTTTAAAGAAAAGACAAACGTAAAAAATATCATTAAAAATTTTAAAAATTTCATCGTCAAAAAAGAGGATCACTTTTTACATTTTGAGGAAATTTACACCATAAATGAGGGTGAAATTTTGCTAAAAGTCGCCTTTGGAGCGTTTAACAAACCAGAGCAGTGTTTCATCAAAATAAGCGATGAGAAAAGCGAATATTTTATAAAAAAACCGATCTTAATACGTGAAAATTTAGCAGCACACGAGCTTTTGAAGGAGTATTTGGCTGATGCAAGAGATAATTAG
- a CDS encoding nitronate monooxygenase: MELKPLKIGKYEIKYPIFQGGMGLGISWDKLAGNVSLEGGLGIISSVGTGYYENRKFIDKELNAKPFGSENFYSTRGLRAVIENARKICGDLPLGVNIMYAANDYARVVKDACEAGINIIVSGAGLPTNLPEFTQNFKEIALVPIVSSAKALKIICKRWLQRYERLPDAVVLEGPLSGGHQGFTYEQCLDPEFSLFNLIPQVKAEIKEWGDFPLIAAGGIWDKNDIEKAISLGADGVQMGTRFIGTHECDADIGFKEVLLAAEEKDIELIKSPVGYPARGIRTNLINLVDKRMGPKIQCISNCVSPCQRGKEAKQVGYCIADRLFDAYSGKKESGLFFTGANGYKLKELISVKELMHKLVHGE, translated from the coding sequence ATGGAGTTAAAGCCGTTAAAAATAGGTAAATACGAGATAAAATACCCGATATTTCAAGGCGGTATGGGGCTTGGCATCAGCTGGGATAAACTAGCTGGCAATGTGAGCTTAGAAGGCGGTCTTGGCATAATTAGCTCAGTTGGCACAGGCTACTATGAAAACCGCAAATTTATAGATAAAGAGCTAAATGCAAAGCCTTTTGGAAGTGAAAATTTTTACTCTACAAGAGGCCTTCGAGCTGTCATCGAAAATGCACGTAAAATTTGTGGCGACTTGCCACTTGGCGTAAATATAATGTATGCTGCAAACGACTACGCAAGAGTGGTTAAGGATGCTTGCGAGGCTGGTATAAACATCATTGTCTCAGGTGCAGGTTTGCCTACAAATTTACCCGAATTTACACAAAATTTTAAAGAGATAGCACTTGTGCCGATCGTCTCAAGCGCAAAAGCACTAAAGATCATCTGTAAGCGCTGGCTTCAAAGATATGAGCGCTTGCCTGATGCTGTCGTGCTTGAAGGACCGCTAAGTGGCGGACATCAGGGCTTTACATACGAGCAGTGCCTTGATCCCGAGTTTTCACTATTTAACCTCATCCCGCAAGTAAAAGCCGAGATCAAAGAGTGGGGCGACTTTCCGCTCATCGCAGCTGGTGGAATTTGGGATAAAAACGACATCGAAAAGGCGATATCACTAGGCGCAGACGGCGTTCAGATGGGCACACGCTTTATTGGCACTCACGAGTGTGACGCAGATATCGGCTTTAAAGAGGTTTTGCTAGCGGCTGAAGAGAAAGACATCGAGCTTATAAAGAGCCCAGTTGGCTATCCAGCTCGCGGGATAAGAACAAATTTGATAAATTTAGTCGATAAAAGAATGGGTCCAAAGATCCAGTGCATAAGCAACTGCGTGAGCCCTTGCCAAAGAGGCAAAGAGGCAAAGCAGGTGGGGTATTGCATCGCAGATAGGCTATTTGACGCATATAGCGGCAAAAAAGAGAGCGGGCTATTTTTCACAGGGGCAAATGGCTACAAACTAAAAGAGCTAATAAGCGTAAAAGAGCTAATGCATAAGCTGGTACATGGTGAATGA